One stretch of Hymenobacter chitinivorans DSM 11115 DNA includes these proteins:
- a CDS encoding Gfo/Idh/MocA family protein, with protein sequence MNNLQPQPTPALPPACDPSRRQFISQTGRGLLAVSVAGTLGVLPATSAAAAVDQATDLVLQQGPTDVKLPEINAKTEPKSGGVPNPQPVDQRVGYAVVGLGHLTLEELLPALSQCKKSKLVALVSGDADKLSKVARQYGISAQNCYSYQTYDTLKDNPAVDVIYIVLPNSMHAEYTIRGARAGKHILCEKPMANSAKECEQMIEACQKAGKKLMIAYRIQYEPMNRKVQELVRSNAFGKTKIIEATNTQNQGDPNQWRHKKALAGGGALPDIGLYCLNTVRFLLGEEPTEVAAHVYTTPNDPRFTEVEENMLFTLRFPSGVLANCVTGYGSYTSKRYRVQAETGWIQMDPAFSYHGLKLERAHAPEGTQQREQVGIAEKNQFALEMDHFSDCVRNNKTPYTPGEEGLQDQRIMEALYQSAKNGGKPVKLKHDPAKLDAFRGTLPTEHQS encoded by the coding sequence ATGAACAACCTACAACCGCAGCCCACCCCGGCGCTGCCTCCGGCCTGTGACCCGTCGCGCCGTCAATTCATTTCCCAAACTGGCCGCGGCCTGCTGGCCGTCAGCGTGGCCGGCACCCTGGGCGTGCTGCCCGCTACTTCGGCCGCCGCTGCCGTCGACCAGGCCACGGACCTGGTGCTGCAGCAAGGCCCCACCGACGTGAAGCTGCCCGAAATCAACGCCAAGACCGAGCCTAAGAGCGGCGGGGTGCCCAACCCCCAGCCCGTAGACCAGCGCGTGGGCTACGCCGTGGTGGGCCTGGGCCACCTCACCCTGGAGGAACTCCTGCCGGCCCTGTCGCAGTGCAAGAAGTCGAAGCTGGTGGCCCTGGTCAGCGGCGACGCCGACAAGCTGAGCAAGGTGGCCCGGCAGTACGGCATTTCGGCCCAGAATTGCTACAGCTACCAAACCTACGATACCCTCAAGGACAACCCCGCCGTCGACGTTATCTACATTGTGCTGCCCAACTCCATGCACGCCGAGTACACCATTCGCGGGGCCCGGGCCGGCAAGCACATTCTCTGCGAAAAGCCCATGGCCAACTCGGCCAAGGAGTGCGAGCAGATGATTGAAGCCTGCCAGAAAGCCGGCAAAAAGCTCATGATTGCCTACCGCATTCAGTACGAGCCCATGAACCGCAAGGTGCAGGAGCTGGTGCGCAGCAACGCCTTCGGCAAAACCAAGATCATCGAGGCCACCAACACCCAGAACCAGGGCGACCCAAACCAGTGGCGGCACAAAAAAGCCCTGGCCGGCGGTGGGGCCCTACCTGATATTGGCTTGTACTGCCTGAACACCGTGCGCTTTTTGCTCGGCGAGGAGCCCACCGAAGTAGCGGCCCACGTCTACACCACGCCCAATGACCCGCGCTTCACCGAAGTCGAGGAAAATATGCTCTTCACCCTGCGCTTTCCCAGCGGCGTGCTGGCCAACTGCGTGACGGGCTACGGCAGCTACACCTCCAAGCGCTACCGGGTGCAGGCCGAAACCGGCTGGATTCAGATGGACCCGGCCTTCAGCTACCACGGCCTCAAGCTGGAGCGCGCCCACGCCCCGGAAGGCACCCAGCAGCGCGAGCAGGTGGGCATAGCGGAGAAAAACCAGTTTGCCCTGGAAATGGACCACTTCTCCGACTGCGTGCGCAACAACAAAACGCCCTACACGCCCGGCGAGGAAGGCCTGCAGGACCAGCGCATCATGGAAGCCCTGTACCAGTCGGCCAAAAACGGAGGCAAGCCCGTGAAGCTCAAGCACGACCCGGCCAAACTCGACGCCTTCCGCGGCACACTGCCCACCGAGCACCAGAGCTAG
- a CDS encoding energy transducer TonB — translation MSLPSRFHMLRFLIFVYSLLLVTLLASAPAAAQSAGRTYYTRAGRPTAAPDSAAYYTVVQKQGPGGSITTYGLDGRRLHQERYSQLRTGQRQGLSTEWDARTGRRVASYPYRQGQLHGVVRAWYPSGRPRWQLAYERGRRQGPLRAWYPGGRLMRTETYRVGVRTAGHCYTRAGRDTAWFAFERPARFIGGPAALQQWLDTNIRYPALALRNQVEGHSRVQFVVDATGRVTNVQVLKALGAGVEETVVRTLTRMPAWEPAVVAGQPVAVPYELPIIFSIL, via the coding sequence ATGTCACTTCCTTCCCGATTCCACATGCTGCGCTTCCTGATTTTTGTTTACAGTCTGTTGCTCGTCACGTTGCTGGCCTCAGCTCCGGCGGCGGCTCAGTCCGCGGGCCGCACCTACTACACCCGCGCCGGCCGCCCCACCGCCGCCCCCGATTCGGCCGCCTACTATACCGTAGTGCAAAAGCAGGGCCCCGGCGGCAGTATTACCACGTATGGGCTTGACGGCCGGCGCCTGCACCAGGAGCGGTATAGTCAGCTCCGGACCGGCCAGCGCCAGGGCCTGAGTACGGAGTGGGACGCCCGCACGGGCCGGCGCGTGGCCAGCTACCCCTACCGCCAGGGCCAGCTACACGGTGTGGTGCGGGCCTGGTACCCGAGCGGCCGGCCGCGGTGGCAGCTGGCGTACGAGCGGGGGCGCCGGCAGGGCCCGTTGCGGGCCTGGTACCCGGGGGGGCGGCTGATGCGCACGGAAACCTACCGAGTCGGAGTGCGCACCGCCGGCCACTGCTACACCCGCGCCGGCCGCGACACGGCTTGGTTTGCCTTCGAGCGGCCCGCCCGCTTTATCGGCGGGCCGGCCGCGCTGCAGCAGTGGCTCGACACGAATATCCGCTACCCGGCTTTGGCGTTGCGCAACCAGGTGGAAGGCCACAGCCGCGTGCAGTTCGTCGTGGATGCCACGGGGCGGGTAACCAACGTACAGGTGCTAAAGGCCCTGGGAGCTGGCGTGGAGGAAACTGTTGTCCGCACCCTGACGCGGATGCCGGCCTGGGAGCCCGCCGTGGTAGCCGGGCAGCCCGTGGCCGTGCCCTACGAACTGCCCATCATCTTCAGTATTCTGTAG